In Bos indicus x Bos taurus breed Angus x Brahman F1 hybrid chromosome 4, Bos_hybrid_MaternalHap_v2.0, whole genome shotgun sequence, the sequence gaggaaatggcaactcactcccatattcttgcctggaaaaatcccatgaacagaggaatctggcaggctacagtccatgggtcacaaaagagtcggacatgacttagtgaccaaacaacaacaacaaaggctatCACAGCCAAGGACTCCCCCGCCATAAGGAGTATGGAGAGGCCAGGTGCAGGCTCCTCTCGAGCTTCCCGTGGAAGAGCTGTGGCAGTACGCCCTTTCTCTTGAATCAGAAACCACTCATGTGTGCATAAAGCTCTTCAAAACAAGGGAGCCCAAAATGTAGTCTCAAGTGGTACTTGTTTATATTTTGCTGGTCTCGGAGGCATATTGTTGAGTAAAGCCTCAAGAGCACAGCCTTCTGGGGGACTCACCAAGACCAGAGACAAAACTCTTTGGACCCATAGAAAGtgtctctttgttttatttttaactttttaagtaatttctaaaattttagtgtttcaagtattaaaaaaatgtaaatagtaaTATAAGAAGCATCTCTGTATCTACCACTCAACCTCACCAATTACTACATTTTGCTACCCTTGTAAACACCCACCTTGCATTCTTTCTGTTGATCAGGAAGAATTACAAATACAGCTGTGTAGTCCTCCCCAGCCTCATTCCCTGCCTCCCTGTCCTGCAATAACTACTATCGTGAATTTAGTGACCATGATTTGTTACATGGTTTCTGTATCGACAACATTTTCAAGTATCTAGAGGCAGTGTATATGgtactatttatttgttttacatttttctataaatgttATCATTCTGTATATATTCTACAACCTATCCTTCATAGGGGGAGTCAgcttttttgaaattaatccaTGTTGGCATATGTAGCAGGCTTGAAGCTTTATAGTTGGTAGAACCATCTAAAATGTTAATCTGAGAGCTGAGGAATAGTGTTTATCTAGTTGATTCTCCCTTTGGGAACACTGGCTTATTCATTTTAGAACCTCCTGTCAGACCCTCTTTCTACATTATTGTTGTGTGTGACTGTAACTTGAACACCCTTTTCACCAAGTTACATGTCATCACAGGTGTTAATCAAGCTTTCATTCTTGGTACACTTCCTACTTACTCTAGCATAGTGGCTCTTTCTCTGCTTACACAGATTTTGAGCTTTTGGATGTACAGATTAAtgtttttaatcaaatttgggaagttttcagatcatatttcttcaaatattgttCCTGCCCCTTCTGGGTCTTCCATTATGCAGCTGTTGGTGTGCTTGATCAGGTCCCACAGGCCtctgttcattttccttcattccaCATGGATGCTCCTTCTCTCCATCCTTGTGCCACTGATATCTTAGAGGGATTACTACTTCAGATCACCCCACTGTCTGCTAAGCTTATTTCTTTGCATCTAGGCTAACCCCTTAGTCTCTAAACTAGtgcatatattctatatatttttcctttaaaaaaatcttccagtAGTTTCTCATCAACATACATTAATAAAATTATGGCCTGACTGCTGTCTATACTTTAACCTTCTCTTCGactcagctccccagaggaaTAGTGTGTTCCAAGTCTgagaaactatttaaaattcccCACACATGCTGTCCCTTAGGGCTTTACTTTTACACATTGTTGTTGGTCTTTCCAGTTCAGCTAAGACCTGACTACTTCTGATAAACCTTTCCTGAGACTCTGCTTTCTAAATATaatcacagggacttccctggtggtccattggttaagactccacactcccaatgcagagggtacaggttcaatccctggtcagggaactaagatcctgcatgccccacagtgcagccaaaaaataaaacaatcacaaAAGTATCATCCCAGCCCTATCCAAAAAAAATCGGTAatttcttaatatcatcaaatatcaTCCATTTTACATTTCCCCTGCTGCCCTATGCATGCTTTCTTCTTAAAAGTAATTTGCACCAGTATATCTTCAGTTTACTATTTCCACAGATCGATTTGGAATGTTGCCATTGGATGAGCCCACTGTTCTTGTTAGTGAATTCCTAGATCGTTTTCAAAGCCTTTGTCACTTGGACCTCCAGCTTCCTTCCTTGAGGCCAGAGGACTTAAAAACTATGGTGAGTTTTTCTTGGCTAGCATGCAGTGGCCTTCAGTTGTCACCAGCATGAAGCATTTCTTTTAATGACCAGAGGATGAAGATAGCTAAGAAGAGAACTACTTGTTTGTCTCTcagctgaccttttccaatctctACTGGAAAGGTGACTTGAGGGTTTAAATAAATGAGTTCTATTTACACTTTTAGATATGATGCTCTAAGTGGCATAAattcaattttatctcaatttgtTACTTAACAGAAGATACTGAAATGTGGCTTCATATGGCTTATTGCATACCATTTTCCAAGGAAAGTGTTAGAAAAGTTATAAACTCCCTTCTCCCTTGTAAACAGAAATTTTGAAATGCTTTGGCCCATCTGTACTTTGAACATTTACTGTCCCGTTTGTCATCGTGTGATTATTCTATCAAGACAGACTTTAAGGAAATAGAAgctattattttgtttcttcaattGAGAAGCTGTTATGTATTTTAGCATCAGACTATAAACATCTGATGCCTGTTATAAATGTCCATTTGTCCCTAGCCAAGGCAAATTTTATTCACTGTGTCATGGTTCTGTATTATTCTTGGAACAAAAGTAAAGATTCTGGCAAGCTCTTCTGTTGTGTCAAAAGCAaattcagggcttccttggtggctcagagagaaagaatccacctgctaatgcaagaaatacaggtttgatccatggtccaggaagatcccacatgacgtgCAATAgttaagcccacgtgccacaactattgagcctatgctgtagaacccaggagccacaactatcGTGAGCCTACATGCTTTaacaactgaagcccacatgccatggagcccgtgctccacatcaagagaagccactgcagtgagcagccggcacactgcaactagagagaagcccaggaagcaacaaaggcccagcacatccaaaaataaagtaaattcaGTGTCAGGGCAAGATATAAGTGATAGTCGTTACTTGGTTTACAGATTTCAGAGAAAATATGGAGTTGGTAATTTGAAAGCAAGTTGGTACTAAGAAAAGATGAGGTAGTTCCAGGAAAACTGTTCCCTTTCTCACAGCAGACCCCGGGCAGGTCACGAAGTGCCTGTGGATACCTTAGCCTCTGCTAGAAGTAAGTCTACCTGAGTGAAGAGAATTGTCTTTGTGTTTATCATTTTTTCCATGACTTTTGCCTTGTACCATCTAGATGCATCATTATCTATGGCTTCTGTTCATGGTGGTTGAAATTTGTGTAAGTCTTTCATGTTGGTTCCTTTGTAGTGCTTGACAGAAGACAAGatcagtcttctcctgcaccTGCTTGAAGATGAACTTGATCACCGGACTGATGAGAGAAAAACTGCAACCAAATTAGGCTCAGACATCCAAGTGCACGTCACTGCCTGTATTCTCTCTGTGTGTGGCTGGGCGTGTAGGTTAGCGAATGTGCCTGGGGACATAAACCGTGATGACACTATATACCCATGTATATCAGTTACTCTTAACATTTGTAGATCACGTGGTATTTGTGTGAGAAAGGCAGTGACAGAGAAAACCTAAGTGGGTGGAAGAGGGATAGTAAGAATTAGCAACCAAACCAGAATGAGAACTCAGGAATTCGTGAACACACCTGaactttgtttcttttactgtCACTTCCCAGTAGGAAATTTGTGTTCCTGTAAACAGTGAAGCTCCTTTCcagttttagaaaggaaaaatcaGTTTAATTGATGAAATCTACCAAGGAAGCACCAGCTGAATCCTCTAGGCCCCAACTTGGTGTTTCCATTCCAGCTGCTCAGTTTGGCACAGAATCCTTCTGAGACAAGACTGTCAGACCAATTTTGATTTACTTTAAATATGCTTTCTTTGGTACATTAAGGACTATTCTTTTATagggaaaaacttttaaaagggacatgagaaatttataaaacatatctttaaaatggggcttccctggtggttcagacagtaaacaatctgcctgtaacacaggagatctggatttgatccctgggtcgggaagatcccctggagaagggaatgcctacccattccagtattcttgcctggagaatcccatggacagaggatcctggcaggttacaatccatggcatcacagagagtcggacacaactgagtgacttaacactttcatctttaaaataatcttgCCATAGACGGCACACTAAGACCCCTAGATCTTCCTATAGGAAATTCATAACAGGTGATGAAGTTAGGTGCTGAGATTGGAGGATAGGGGCCCTGAGAGGAGGTGGTCCCCAGGCCATTGGACCGCCCAGAGATTTGTTTGATGAGATGGAACATACTCACAAATCATCATGCTTAGTCCCTTGGCAGTGTTACCTTCTGAGGAAACccactctcttttcttttctcacataGTTCTTTGTTGGAACCCATGCAGCTCTCCCTGATAACTTGTTCACAGTGTATGAGGAAGGTGGGGCTCTGGGGCTTTCAGCAGATCGAGTCGTCCATGACCGACCTGGATGCTTCCTTGGGCCTGACCCCTTCCCCCGTCCCGGGATCTGAGGGCCGGCCAGAGCGCTCCCCTCTGGTGCCCGAGTCTCCTCGCAGGATGGTGACTCGGAGCCAGGATACCATCTTTTCCCCAGGCTCAGAGCAGGTATAGACTCCTTTGGCTTGTTTGGggtggactttttaaaaacatcattctTACCAAAAATGTTGATGAAAAATTGGATATTAACTTAGATTAATTGATCAGAATACCATAGAATGGTTTTATTCATTAGTTGCACTGGAGATGCTAAATTCATTATTGTGTATGGAAATCTGTTATTCTTTGAAGAGTTCGGTTACATAGTTCAGAAactaaattttatagtttttaaaatgttaaaaaaaataaatgttagctttcaCATACTTCTAGAAATATTTCTCCTGACCATAGTCATTAATTTCATTGTCCAACATCTCCCCTTTCCTTCAGGCTGAAAAGAGCCCAGGTCCCATCGTCTCCAGAACTCGGAGTGGGGActcctccagtcctgtggaccGTCCAGAGCTGGAGGCTGCTAGCCCTGCCACCAGAACCCGCCCAGTGACCCGCAGTATGGGAACAGGAGACAGCGCCGGCCTGGAAGTGCCATCTAGTCCTCTTCGAAAAGCCAAACGGGCTCGCCTCTGCTCCTCCAGCAGCTTGGTGAGCCCACCTGCATGCTTGGAGGTCCCTGAGCACGGCCGCATGCGAGCCCTCACCGTGTATACAGCGTGGAGAAGCAGGCGCGAGCCGAGCCTGGTCCTGCGGCTGTAGGAGGCTGTGGGAATAAGTTTAAAGATGGGACAGTTGGGTGACTAGAGAGGGGAATAAAAATTCAGggttttgccttttgtttctttgggatGGCTACTGGAGACATGATAAATTTGTCTAGCCCAAGGGACAGTAGTGAGAAAGGGGAACAGACCTGATAAGTTGTGGTTTAACACAAAGGGAGtgaagggatttttaaaatgagagggAAGTAGATGGGCAGAGTTTAAAGGAGAACATAAAACTAGAAATGTGAGCGTCATGAGATTCTGAATTTTATGACTTAGAGCAGCGCCTCCCTGAACTTACACAGTGTCTGCCCTTCTTTAACACTGActgctctgcctccttcctcaggACGCCTCTTCCCGAAGCTTCTTTGATCCCACGTCTCAGCATAGAGACTGGTGCCCTTGGGTGAACATCACACTCGGCAAAGAAACCAAGGAGAATGGTGGCACGGAGGTGGATGCCAGCACTCCGGCAGAGCCAGGCTGGAAGGCAGTGCTGAACATCCTCTTGGCCCACAAACAGTCTAACCAGCCCGCTGAAACCGACTCCATGGTGAGATAAGCCGTTGCCCTGATCATGTGCAGCGCTTGCTGTTTATGAGATGAGAAGAGGCTGTTCCTATAATTAGCACCCTGCCTGCCCTCAGTTTTCGCAAGTCAAGATGGACTCAGTCTGGGTTCATCCTAGAGAACAAACACGGGACTGGTTCAGTGTTTCTGCAGTTTAGCATTTGGCATTCCACCAAATTCTGATAAATACTTTGTCTTTTCTACTTAGATGACTCGaagtagaaaagagagagagaaacagcaaGAGGTAACAGGCCGCTGCTCCAGCCTCGTGTTGCAGAGCAGCTGCTTTTTCCACCTGAGTTGCTGTCTCTTGGACTTGGAGCCCTGGCCCGTTAACGTAGCTGTCTGCACGGAGCTCTGTGCTCTGCTACCATGAGCACAACTTCATTCCTCATGGCGGGCACCTTACTTTGCCTGTGTTCCGAGGCCCCAGGCTTGTGTACTGACCCTCAGCTGCCATCACACGAATGACTGCTGCTGGTTCCGCTTGTGGGTAAAAGCAAACCAGTCACGAAAGCTGAGAAAGCAACTCAAGCATTTGCTCTATGCCAAATATGGAAGCGAGAGGACGGTGGGCATTAAGGAATCATTAAAACTGCATTCTCTTTCCTTTGCTGGCTCATTTCCAAATTTGCCATGTCACCTGCTTGATACAAATATAGTAATTTCTGACTTCTGTTCCCTCCAAGGACAAAGTAAAATAATACTTGCCAGCAGCTGTTTATCAGAAGCATTCCCAGATTCATGGTTTTGTAGGGTTATAGGATTCCACTGGAGGGAGCTGCTGTGATGCTAAAAGCTCAAGAATGTACATTCATACCCTTAGTAAATATGCAGGTGATGGTTTTCCAAGTttttgccaaaaaaaattaaaaaccctgCATTTTTCCAGTTTAAAACCTTGGAAATACATAAAGCAATCTGAAGACAAATGTTTTGGCCCACCTTGCAAATGGGAGAGATTAGGTCTGTCTTTGCATGAGTTCTTTTGCCTGGATCCTCATGAAAAAATGTATGGCAGTTCTAATTAACTCCCCTCTGTCACTGTTATGCTAACTGGAAACCCCacggggctttttttttttggtagtgggAAAATTTGGCCTTATAAGTGGCCCTGAGTTCCAGGAGTTTGAAGGTCTGTTTTGGCAACTTGTCTGTTAAGATTCCCCACAGCTGTTGTGTGACTGGGAATTATAAAATTTAAGAGGCTCTCCTGTAAAGGATCTTGAAGCTAGAAAAAAGTTTACACTGTTTTCCAActtaaatttctttcaattttgtcACTGTATTAACTAAATTGCCCTCAGTCACGAGTAAGAGTTCAAACTTTGCCCTCCTAGAGCTTTATTAAGACATTCAGCCACAGAGGATAAGGAAACAGTGAAAATGTCATCTTCTGTCAGACGTTGGAGGGAACTTTGTGGGTTATCTTGTTAGATGTGTTTGTGCTCTCACCGAGACCCTGTGCTCATCTGTGACTCTCCAAGGCAGAGGGAACCAAGTGTTCTGCTTCCCTGAGAACTTTTATCTTTCAGTGAACTGTTTTGTCTCCCTGTAACACCATTTCTCAGAATCTCAGATCACTTCGCAGGCATGATCAAGTGGCAGTGAGATTCTTCCTATTATTAGCTCTGCTGGCGAAAACAGGAAACTGAGAAGGCCAAGGTCATAGCTTAAACTCTTCAGAGTCATTTAACTTTGTTTCATTCCTCAACCTTAGATTATTCCATGAGTACCAGCTAGGCATCTTATGAATATGAATCCTTGTTCACAGGGCCAGTTCAGCATCACAGATGAGAAGTCAGTGCAAAGTGTGTGGTGCTACACTGATGGCGGGTCACACGTGTCATGCTCTCTCTCATACAAAGATGAGGACACATGCGGATGCTTGGAGGAGGACATAAGCCGTATTGTTGAAGCGCCGAGTGTGTTAGCAGTGGTATCACAGCAGACTCAAGCTGTTTGATTCTTAGTCCAGCTTttagctacccaatccagtattcttgggctttccttgtggctcagctggtaaagaatcctctttgaatgcgggagacctgggtttgacccctggattgggaagatcccttggagaagggaaaggctacccactccgatattctggcctagagaattccgtggactgtatagtgcaggggtcgcaaagaggcagacatgactgagcgattttcactttcactttgtgtaTAGCACTGTATACAATTAACTTGTTTTATTTACTCCTAGACATATCTAGATCATCGTGGGAGAAATTTACAGACCACATCTTAAAGCTATTACCCTTTGTCTCTGTAAAGGAATTTAATCTCTAATAATGAACTTTTCTATCTACAGAGTCTCTCTGAGAAATCAAGGAAGGTATTCCGAATATTCCGGCAGTGGGAATCTCTGTGCTCATCCTGAAGATATCCCAGCCCTTCCTGCAGAGAAGTGGAATGAGtggctttgaaaaataaagcctAAATTCCTTTTTGAGCAGCTGATGCTAAGGTTTTCTCCATTCTGGTTTAATCACGAGGAGCCCCTGCCCTTGCGGACGTGTGTCACCACCTGCATCTGACAGGAGGAAATCTGTTTGCAGCACAGGGATGCGGGCAGGAGAGGTGGGGCGAGCCTGGCTCTAGCAAAGGAGTGCACGATTCCAGAACTCCAGAGAGGACCCCAGCCTTGAGCGGGTTTCGTGTCTGAGGTCGGGGCAGTGTTTTGAAGACTCTTATGTCCCAGGAATATGTAAGTGTGTGTTAATAAAACATTTGTTAAGATTCTTACAGTTGGAGAACTATTTTCCTCCTTGTCTAATGGGCTGAtataaaggaagctgagactGAGAAAACTACTACAGTGGAGCAGTAAACAAAGCCAAAATTTTAGTTTTCAGATTGGCTGCAAAGCCTGGAGTTTATCTGTGGTTCTAGTCAAAGAGGTATTCCTGAACAGAGACAAGACATTGTCTCCTGCATCACCAGACCTCCTGATGCGTTATAGTGAATGGTAAGCTCATGGCTTTCTCCCTTCACTTGATAATAACGAGAATGAGAGATGCCGAAGGGAGGAAGGCTCTTCAAAAGACCCCCTCCATGCAAGGCTCCCTGCGTGGGGCTCCCCAGGGCTCTTTCACTGCTGGTGGGGAGTTGTCTCCAGGGTGGAGAAGTTGACCCTGACCTGCCCCAACTAAAGAGACTACCCACCGAGAGAGCAACCATGAAGGAAACTAGGTATTCTGCCAgatgtcatattttcttttagtaGCTGCAGTAGGTTGGTTTTATAACTCACTTCTTTTATACTGAAGTATTCTAGGAACATAGTATGTAATATAATACTCCACCCATGCTAAACTTtatatctctaaaataaaaaatttttttctatgtattgcTCCCAACAAAATAAACCCTTAATATCATCTAATACTCAGTCCATATACAAAATTTCCAGTTGTTCCCAAAATGTCCTTTACATTTGATTTGTCCATAGCAGTATCCAATTCAAAAAATAATGGATTGCATAAATCTCTTTAGTCTAAAGGACAGCCCCCTTTTTTTCATGTATGTTAGATTTtaaatctgttatttttttcaatcCTGACTTTCAAAGAGGGTACATAGCGTTGAATTTGCTCTTAAGCTTCCATCAGTGGGTAAGACTGGTAGAGGTTGCTTCCAAGTTATTTTTCTAGGGGCACTCCTTTGCCTTTGGCACTGATGAATGGCTTGACTGTTCATTCTCCATGGTCCCCTTAGAGTTTGGTTAACAGGTAACTTTGTAATGTTCTAGTAATGAGACTTCTGGCCTAGGATGGGAAGCCATCTGCTGACTAGTGACTGTAGAAGTCTGCTCACTAGAAGCTCATCGCCTCTAGGTCACAATTTCTTAAGGAATAGTGTTGAGACATTAACACAAGGTATTCAAATGGACTACAAGCCTAAGTTTCAGATTATAATAATGTGGGTATTTCTTTTGAGtctttatattataattttaatttatacctcccaccaaaaaaagatttttactCTTCTTTAAAATAGAGTTCCATactatttttggctttgtgggattttttaaaattacaaatggaaGCAAATTTTGGATAGACTTGATATCATTTAAGAAACTTAAGTCTCGTGTGTGTGGCACTGTCCAAGCCCTTATATAACAAGCGTGAGTGATCACCTGGTTTCCACCCTCAAGAAGTTCCACCCTCCAAGTCCAGCCTGgaagatatatgtgtacataaatGTTACACAAGACAAAGAGTGATAAACAGagtataaaataagttaattCTCATCTATGGACTATATGGAATTGGAGAGAAATTGGGGGAAGGTGTGGATTTGGGCTGAGCCTAAAAGATGAGTTGGAGATGTAGGCTGTATGAGAACAGGGACCTTGTCTGTCTTGTTTTATCATCTCAACACTTAAAACTGCCCTGCACATGGTGGACACTTAATGAAAAAAGGATATTTGAGGCTTAAGGAACATTGAACAAAGGAGCAGAATTTCCTATGTTCCTGAAAGAGCAGGTGTTCTGCCGTGACAAGACCTTTGCATTGAGTAGAAGAGAACAGCTGAAAGAATGCAGTCTGGGCCAGTTTGAAGTCTCATGTTATACTGAGGCAGTTCTGTGGGAAGAGAAGCCGTGGAAGAATGTTTTGAGCAGGGAAGTGACGTTTCTGCTCAGGAGGACAATCCTGGTGTGTGTAGCGCATGCACTAAGGGAGACGGGAATCTGAGGGCCGTGTGATGGCTGGGAAAATGGGTGCTTGGATAGAAGTGTCAGTGGTGACTTCAGCCTTGCTTTGGGGTGAAGAAGATGGGAGGAGTCACGGATGGCCCTGAGGTTTGTGGCCTGCCCTATCAAGGCAGAGAGCTCAGGTGTGGAGGGAAGACAGtcgttttatttttaaacattgtgaGTTCAGTTATGTAAAAAGACCTGTCTGGAAATGGTGTTTTAGAGGTCAGGAGAGTTCAGTGCACTAGTCAAGGATCATTGTTTCAAATGCTCAGAATATGTAGACGCTAAAGCCGCATATAGTGATACTGTCACCCTTATCACCTCACAAGGACCTTAATGCCAGCCTATTTGTTTTGGTTGTGCCACATCACCAACTGAGATCTCCGTCCTCCAAttaggattgaacccaggccatggcattGCAAGCCTGGAAACCtcaccactaggccaccagggaactctcagTGCCAGCTTGTTTAACTATGTGCCTGTGCCTGAGGGCTTGAGGCTGCCTGTCAAGTTTCTGGTGAATATGCTACTAGACTGGATGAGTATACTTTCAAATAGTAGTGTGTGGTCTCAGATGgggtgatgattaattttatgtgtcagtttaACTGGTTAATGgatagctggtaaaacattatctctagggacttccttggtgatccactggttaagaatctgccttccaagcagAGGACACCGTTTAgatctctgattggggaactaagatcccacatgccatgtgtgCAACTAAGCCAaagtaccacagctactgagtccacacgccacaatgaagatccagcacagccaaaaataatattattttccgATAATATTATATTATCAGCCTGTGAGGGTGTTTGCAAAACAGATTAGCGTTTGAGTTGGTAAACTCAGTAAAGAAGATCACCCTTACCAATGCAAGTGGGCATCACCCACTGAGAGCCTGAGCAGAACGAAAAGGCTAAGGAAAGGCGAATTTGCTCTCTTTGTGGGCTGGAACCTCTGTCTTCTCCTGCCCTGGAACATTGGGGCTCCTGGTTCTTGGGCCTTTGGAGCTGGACTGGGACTCcaccactggctttcctgggcCTCCAAGCTTGCATGTGGTTGGTAATAGGATTTCTCAGTCTCTGTGATCATGTGAGCCACATCCCATAATAATTCTTTCTTTGTATGTACTCTATTGATTCTCTTTCTCTGGAGACTGCTGACTGATAAAGATGAGTGTGAACTTACGAGCTTCATCTTCCAAagcatttgatttctttcacacaCTAGGACTCCACTTCAAGTTATTATTCATTCTTGTGGGTTGTTCCCCTAGAAATGTTTGGTTTGACGTTTCTGGTAACCCATTTTTCCTTGTTTGAttctttatttgaaagaaaaaaaattatttcacttgGCAGACCCTTTTAAAGATGGAAATTGCTATCTTAAAGATAGCATTATAAATCATCATTGTAAAGAATTTCCCCGCTTATACCTAGCCAAACTAGGTAG encodes:
- the ZC3HC1 gene encoding nuclear-interacting partner of ALK encodes the protein MAAPSEGTSFTAGVEKNWSAVVRSPEGTPQKVRQLIDEGIAPEEGGAEAKDTSATFQSVNGSPQAEEPPLESTSKEAFFSRVETYSSLKWAGKPSELSPLVCAKYGWVTVECDMLKCSSCQAFLCATLQPAFDFDRYKERCAELKKALCTAHEKFCFWPDSPSPDRFGMLPLDEPTVLVSEFLDRFQSLCHLDLQLPSLRPEDLKTMCLTEDKISLLLHLLEDELDHRTDERKTATKLGSDIQVHVTACILSVCGWACSSLLEPMQLSLITCSQCMRKVGLWGFQQIESSMTDLDASLGLTPSPVPGSEGRPERSPLVPESPRRMVTRSQDTIFSPGSEQAEKSPGPIVSRTRSGDSSSPVDRPELEAASPATRTRPVTRSMGTGDSAGLEVPSSPLRKAKRARLCSSSSLDASSRSFFDPTSQHRDWCPWVNITLGKETKENGGTEVDASTPAEPGWKAVLNILLAHKQSNQPAETDSMSLSEKSRKVFRIFRQWESLCSS